A window from Chrysemys picta bellii isolate R12L10 chromosome 2, ASM1138683v2, whole genome shotgun sequence encodes these proteins:
- the LRRC72 gene encoding leucine-rich repeat-containing protein 72 isoform X5 gives MAGSHSSSNYQAIENQLKICGFKRDMDVSVLYLAGQGLKEVPNLSRFQTLRYLWLNNNKIQKLTFLINNYRLTELYLNNNELTDIAGALKHLHALQILLLHNNQLKNLDTTVKELKGMISLQTLNLFHNPLSQDPGYRLYVTYFLPSVQLLDRKKVTQKERESALHIYNHERSCVLQSIGFGKRIDMPLVTKTVSTRSTPCAKSLLLSPEFHLRTLKMLFL, from the exons ATGGCGGGTAGCCACAGCAGCAGCAACTACCAG GCAATAGAAAATCAGCTAAAGATATGTGGCTTTAAGAGGGATATGGATGTCTCAGTGTTGTACCTTGCTGGACA ggGACTAAAAGAAGTCCCTAATCTGTCACGATTTCAGACCTTAAGGTATTTGTGGCTTAACAACAATAAG ATCCAGAAGCTAACATTCTTGATCAATAATTATCGCTTGACAGAACTCTACCTCAACAATAATGAGCTCACAGATATAGCAG gGGCTCTGAAACATTTGCATGCATTGCAGATCTTGTTGCTTCACAACAATCAGCTGAAAAACCTTGACACAACAGTGAAGGAACTAAAGGGAATGATAAGTCTGCAGACCCTAA ATCTATTTCACAACCCTCTGTCACAAGATCCAGGGTACCGTCTTTATGTGACATACTTCCTTCCCTCAGTACAGCTCCTCGACAGGAAGA AAGTTACTCAAAAAGAAAGGGAATCAGCTTTACATATTTACAACCATGAAAGGTCCTGTGTTCTCCAGTCTATAGGTTTTGGAAAGAGAATAGATATGCCATTGGTGACTAAGACAGTATCTACCAGAAGCACTCCATGTGCCAAAAGTTTGCTGCTGTCTCCAG